The Cytobacillus sp. NJ13 sequence TCCATCATCCTTTTCTATCTCAACAAGATAATAAGATCCCTTGTCTGTTTCTCCAAAGCTGATATCATCCACTTCCCCAGGTTCATTTTTTAGAGCAATTTGGACAGCTTCCTCTTCGGTTAGATTTTTGACAGGGACCTTAGTTTCCTCAGCAACACGGGATAAAATTTCACCATTAAGAGCATCAACAGTAATCTTAATCTTCTCTTCATCTTTCTGAACGATTGCCTCGAAGGCTGACTTTTCTTTTTGAGTCACTTTTTTCAGGGAGAGTAATTCACCAGTTTCTTCTGCCTGAATAATTTCCTTTATTTTTTCTTCATCAAGCTGCTTCTGTTCACCATTAGAAATCCGTTCTTTTTTTTCAAAAGAAAGAATTTCTCCTTTGTTTTCACTCAGCTTTATTTGATAGAGCCCTTCGCCTCTTTTCATTTCAATCAAATAAGTGCTGTTCACTTTTTTCAAATTCAGAATTTCTCCCTGATATCGGTCTTTTATTATTTCCCTGGCTTCACTTTCAGTAATTGATTCTGAAGCGGAGACATTTGTGAATTGTATTACAGCAAATACAAGGAGCGCAGCCAGCAGAAGCCCCGAAGCTAAAATTATTATAGGTTTTTGCTTCATTTCCATACACCTCTCCATTTAGCTTATTTCTCTATTATCTGATAATAAAATGAGAAAATGATGAGAATGGTTAAGTTATTTTGATGCTTATAGATGCTGCAGTTCCTAATCCTTCAGTACTTTCGAGTCTGATTTCAACCCCAAGAGCATCAGCGATTTCTTTAGCAAGGGACAGTCCCAGTCCCGATCCTCCTGTTTTCCTGTTTCTTGCCTCATCTACCCGGTAAAATCGGTCAAACACTCTTGGCAGATCCTTCTGGGGAATACCCATGCCGCGATCTTCAATCCGTATATAAACTTCACTTTTCTCTGTCCGAGCAGTAACCCTTATGACATCATTACTGTATTTCCTGGCATTATCCAGAAAAATAAACAGGAGCTGCTTTAATTTATTTTCATCCGTTTGAATAAAGGTATTTTCAGCCAAACCGAATTCCAACTGTATAGTCCTTTTAAAAGCATCTCCATAAGTCCGAATGACTTGGGTTAAAAAACTGTTAAGATCTATCAATTTCAAATCGAGCATCCACTGGTCATCATGCCGTGCAAGCAAAAGAAGCTGTTCTGTCATTTCCTTCATTCTTAATGCCTCTGAATGAATGGCTTCTATTGATTCATTAAATAATTCAGGTTCTTTCAATCCCCTTCTCTTAAGCAGGCTTGAATAACTCTCAATAACAGTTAATGGGGTTTTTAATTCGTGGGAAGCATTTGATATAAAAAGTTTTTGCTTTTCATAGTTGGATTCAAGAAGGTCTATCATATGGTTGAAGGTTTCACCCATTTGATGCAGCTCATCCTGGGATTTCCCCTCCAGTTCAAGACGCTTGAATTGGCCGCTTTTTCTAATTTCTTTCATGGTGGCTGTCATTGTGGCAACAGGCCTTGTAATAAACTTACTAAGGAATGCGCTGGAAATTAAAACTGGAATCATTGCCAGAACTGTGACAATCCCAAGAACGAAACGAAGAGTCTTTAATATTTTCTCTGCACTTTCCATGCTTCTGGTCAGCTGAAAGCTTCCTATTTCACCATCCGGCAGAATGACAGGTGCAGATGCAAACATATAGACTTTCTTACCTTTTTCCAATGTTTTTATCTCTTCATTGCTGATAAACTCTGCAGGAATTTCTCTGAGTGCCTTTTCGTCTGGAGATGCGACTGTTTTTGCCTTTTTATCCGGGTGTACCAGTCTCACCATTCCACTTGAAGGAACAAGGGCCCTAAGCAGTTCAGCTTCTGGAACATTCCCGATTGAACTTTGCGCAATCTTTGTAATATTAGCCATTTCATTTGAAATGGCGGCCCGCTCATTTTCATATACCAATTTGCTGAATACCGTATAAACAGTGAAATTCATTATAAGCAGCAGTACTGCAAAGAGAACGGTTGTATACAAATATATTTTCTTCCTAAGATTCATTTCGTCTCCTTTAATACATAACCTACTCCGCGGATTGTATGGATAAGAGAAGGCATCTCAGGCAAGTCTATTTTCTTGCGCAAATACCTGATATAGACATCAACAACATTTGTGTCCCCCAAAAAGTCATATCCCCAAACGGCGTCCAAAATCTGTTCCCTGTTCAGGACCTGCCTTTTATTTGTCATTAAATAAACAAGTAAATCAAATTCTCTTGGGGTGAGTTCAATGTGCTGAACTCCCCGGCTGACTTCTCTTGTTTTTTCATTGAGCTTTAAATCCGACACTTCCAGACAGTCATGAACTGCAGGTTCCTCTGTACCTGCTGACTTTATTCTTAGTGCAGCTCGTATCCTGGCAAGCAGCTCTTCAATTTGAAAAGGTTTTGTTATGTAATCATTCGCACCCAAGTCTAAACCAGAAACTTTATCTTCCACTGAGCTTTTAGCTGTCAGGAGCAAAATGGGGGTCTGTTTATCCTTGCTGCGAATTCTTCGCAGTATTTCTATTCCGCTAAACCCAGGAAGCATGATATCCAGAATAATTAAGTCCCAGCTTCCAGTCCGGTATAACTCCATTGCCTGATAACCATCCATTGCTTTTGTCACTTGATAGCCCTCGAATTCAAGTTCAATTTCCAGAAGCCTCGCAATTTTAGCTTCATCCTCCGCAACAAGAATTGATTCCTTCAAAAAACTCACTCCCCATATTTGACGGTAATATTCATAATCCAAGATTATCAGAAAAATATTTTTTTATCATTATTTTAAATAAGGAGTTTGTTTGCCAAATACAATGAAAAAAGCCCCCGAAGGAGCTTACTGTGTTTTTCTCTCTACAGATAGGCTAACCGCTTTGTTATCCTTAAGGTTATGTGTGACACTAACCAGCACGGTTACAGGTTTCCCATCTTCCTTTACAGAAAAAGTGAAGGTGTCTGTCACATCTGTTTCGGTCACTTTTTTCCTTCCTCCATACTGATAATCCACTACTTCTTCCCCAGGATAGTCTTCCTTAACAACTGCGATGGCAATTCTCCCATACTTTTCATAATCCGGTTTTTGGACAGCTCCTGCCAATGAGCCTCCCCCGGCTAATAAACAAACCAGCATAAACATCGATAAATACTTTTTCATGATATCCTCCAAAGCATGTGTCGTTAATTATATTTTTGGCTCAGTCTTCAATTTTATGTATGGAATTGTCTTATAAATGGATGTGGCCAATATACAGGTAAATGATGAAAACCCTTGTAATTCAACAAGTCCAAGATTTACTTCGAAATAAAATTCAGCATCATCATAAACTATAATCAACTCCTGAAAGAGGAGGAGAGGACAAATGAATAAAGTGGATTATGACCGGGCGCTATATTATACGCACCGGTCAGAATGGGATAACCTGCTGATACTGATGGTCAGAACAGATGATCAATTTCTTTCGAAGAAGATCGAACATTTTCTTCATGCCTA is a genomic window containing:
- a CDS encoding PepSY domain-containing protein, whose protein sequence is MKQKPIIILASGLLLAALLVFAVIQFTNVSASESITESEAREIIKDRYQGEILNLKKVNSTYLIEMKRGEGLYQIKLSENKGEILSFEKKERISNGEQKQLDEEKIKEIIQAEETGELLSLKKVTQKEKSAFEAIVQKDEEKIKITVDALNGEILSRVAEETKVPVKNLTEEEAVQIALKNEPGEVDDISFGETDKGSYYLVEIEKDDGREAAVEIHAITGKVLSVTWDD
- a CDS encoding HAMP domain-containing histidine kinase, whose protein sequence is MNLRKKIYLYTTVLFAVLLLIMNFTVYTVFSKLVYENERAAISNEMANITKIAQSSIGNVPEAELLRALVPSSGMVRLVHPDKKAKTVASPDEKALREIPAEFISNEEIKTLEKGKKVYMFASAPVILPDGEIGSFQLTRSMESAEKILKTLRFVLGIVTVLAMIPVLISSAFLSKFITRPVATMTATMKEIRKSGQFKRLELEGKSQDELHQMGETFNHMIDLLESNYEKQKLFISNASHELKTPLTVIESYSSLLKRRGLKEPELFNESIEAIHSEALRMKEMTEQLLLLARHDDQWMLDLKLIDLNSFLTQVIRTYGDAFKRTIQLEFGLAENTFIQTDENKLKQLLFIFLDNARKYSNDVIRVTARTEKSEVYIRIEDRGMGIPQKDLPRVFDRFYRVDEARNRKTGGSGLGLSLAKEIADALGVEIRLESTEGLGTAASISIKIT
- a CDS encoding response regulator transcription factor, with the protein product MKESILVAEDEAKIARLLEIELEFEGYQVTKAMDGYQAMELYRTGSWDLIILDIMLPGFSGIEILRRIRSKDKQTPILLLTAKSSVEDKVSGLDLGANDYITKPFQIEELLARIRAALRIKSAGTEEPAVHDCLEVSDLKLNEKTREVSRGVQHIELTPREFDLLVYLMTNKRQVLNREQILDAVWGYDFLGDTNVVDVYIRYLRKKIDLPEMPSLIHTIRGVGYVLKETK
- a CDS encoding DUF3889 domain-containing protein, which gives rise to MKKYLSMFMLVCLLAGGGSLAGAVQKPDYEKYGRIAIAVVKEDYPGEEVVDYQYGGRKKVTETDVTDTFTFSVKEDGKPVTVLVSVTHNLKDNKAVSLSVERKTQ
- a CDS encoding YhdB family protein: MNKVDYDRALYYTHRSEWDNLLILMVRTDDQFLSKKIEHFLHAYNFEKDYSVIEKHLYSLLRYIDHANELSEKQLPNTVFYELT